The genomic segment CGCCAGCCAAACGGGAGTCTGTCAACGCGAAGAAACGCTTCTACTCAAGACGCTTCGGCTGAACCGAACCAGGGCCATGCAACGCCCACGCAGATCACCGTTCGCACCGAAGTATTGTTAAAGTAGAATCCGCCCGGCGAATCCATCCGCCCAGTACGAGTTGAACGTCATCCCTCCCCCAAAGCATAGCCGATGGGCAAATGCGTTTCAACAGGAATCTGGGTGCGTGCTTTGTCGCACAAAATGGCGGGCTACCGTGATGATCACGCGCCCGGCACCGCCGGCGCGGATCACCCCAGCCCGACCTCCCGGTTGAACGCTTCGATCCGTGCGTCCCAGCCGGCGGCTTGCTCAAAGGTCTGCGCCCAGAAGTCCGGATCCCACAGGCGGCGCAGCTCGTCGACGCCGCGTTGCTGCTGCTCAACCCAGGTGAAGTATTTGAAGTTGTGCAGCGCCTTGCGGTCTTGATACCCCAGCTCGCGCAGGTGATCGACGCCGATTCCTTCGAGATAGCGCGCGAAATGCCGCCCCGCGAGCGACTCCGAATACGCCCCGTGCAAGGAACGTTGCTCCGCGATGCGCGAGGCGTACAGCTCCATCGAATCAGTCAGGGGGATGAACAACACGTCGCGCCCGTCCATCTCGTAAAGCTTTGCCGTCTTGATCGCCGCGACGAGGTTGCACAGGCTCGAGATGCCAATGTCCGGCAGGCGGTCGACCACGCCGCGCGAAACGCCGGCCTGCTCGAGCGTTCGGCGGCCGGCGTCCTCGTTGAACAGCCGCATCAGCGCCAGGCACTGCTCGTCGTCGATGGCGGCGACCAGGTCGGTGTTGCGCACGTTGTGAATCCAGGGGATGTGCTTGTCGCCGATGCCTTCAATGCGATGATCGCCGAAACCACAGGCCAGCAGCGTGGGGCATTGAAGCGCCTCGACGGCGACGACGCGAACCTGCGGCGCGATGGTGCGAAGATAGTCGCCGGCGGCGATCGTGCCCGCGCTGCCGGTCGCGGAGATGTAACCGGCGAGGCGATAGGGAGCTGCGGTGCGGATAGGAGCCGCGGGCTTCAGCCCGCGCGGCGCATCGAGGGCCAGTGCCGCTTGAGAATCCGCGCGGGCTGAAGCCCGCGGCTCATTGATTGGCTCCTTGATTGGCTCCTTGATTGGCTCCTTGATTGGCGGCGCGGCGTGCAACTGCCGAAAGATTTCCTCCACGATCGACCCCGTGACGTGATAATGCCACGCCGCGTTGCCAAACTCCTCGAACTGGTTGAAGATCACGCAATCCGGCCGCGTCCGGCGGATCTCCCAGCACTTGTCGTAAATCTCCTTCACGTTGCTCTCGCAGCCCGGCGTCGCGATCACCTCGGCCCCGATCGATCGCAGCCACTCGAACCGCTCGCGCGACATGCCCTCCGGCAGAATCGCCACGGCCGTGCAGCCCAGCAGCGCGCAGTCGTACGCCCCGCCGCGGCAGTAGTTGCCCGTGCTCGGCCAGACGGCCTTCTGCGCCGTCGGGTCAAACTGACCAGTGACAAGCCGTGGCACGAGGCAGCCGAAGGCCGCGCCGACTTTGTGCGCGCCGGTCGGGAAGTGCTTTCCAACAATGCCGATGATGCGCGCGGGCACGCCGGTGAGGGCGGGCGGGAACTCGATCCAGTTTCCGTTGTTGAAGCCGCCGCCGCGGGCGACCGGTTCGTTCTTCCACGTGATGCGAAACAAGTTGGCGGGATCGACGTCCCACAGGCCGACGTTCTGGAGGCGGTCTTTGATGCGTTGTGGAACGAGCGACGGGTCCTTCTGCTGCGCGAAGGTGGGGATGATGATGTTGCGCTCACGGCAAAGGGCGATGGCGTTTTGGAGGGCAGACTCGGGTGAAACCTTTGTACTCACAATGATGCTCCGATTGAATGCTCGTCGCAGCACCCAGTCTATCCGCTTTGTCATCCAAACCCAACGCAGGCATCGCGGTATAATTCGGCCGACTGTACCAGACAGCCCGTTCGAGGATCGCACGTGAGCCTTGTGACCCTATTGAAGTGCGTCGCCTGCGGGAAGGAATTCCCGCCTGCCGCCGGCTGGACCTGCCCCACCTGCGGACCGGACGAAGGCATCCTCGACGTGCAATACGATATGCCGCGTGTCCGGCAAACGCTGACCCGCGCGGCGCTGTCCATCCGGCCGCTGTCGCACTGGCGATACGCCGAGTTGCTGCCGATCGACGTGCCGCCGCCCGCGGGGATCGAGCACATCGGCTGGACGCCGCTGATCGAGGCGCCGCGCCTGGCCGCGGCCCTGGGCATCGAACGATTGCGGCTGAAGGACGACGGCCGCAGCGCGTCGGCCTCGTTCAAGGATCGCGCCAGCAGCATCGGCGTCGCCCATGCCATTGAAATGCACCGTGGCACCGGCGTCTCGCCGGTGGAGATCGCCTGCGCGTCGACCGGTAACGCTGCCAGCAGTCTGGCATATTGCGCGGCCGCCGCGGGACTGGGCTGCAACATCTTCGTGCCGCGGACCGTGCCCGAGGGCAAGCTCGCGCAATTGCTCGCCTATGGCGCTCGCGTGTTCAAAGTCATGGGCAGCTATGCCGAAGCGTACGATCTGTGCACGCACGCCTGCGCCCGGTTCGGCTGGTACAACCGCAATTGTGCGGTGAACCCCTATCTGGTCGAGGGCAAAAAGACCGGCGGGCTGGAAGTCGCCGAGCAGTGCGCCGACGATCCGCCGGAGTGGGTGGCCGTCAGCATCGGCGACGGCTGCACGATCTCCGGAATATACAAGGGTCTGCGTCAGTCGCGCGAGGCCGGCATCATCTCCTGGAACGCGCGGATGCTGGGCGTGCAGTCGGAGGGCGTCGCGCCGATCGCGAACCTGTGGCAGCGACGGAACGCCGGCGAATGGCTGGAGAAGCTGACCGGCCGTGATCTGCATTCGCGCGACACGACCTATGCCGACAGCATCAACTGCCCCGTGCCGCGCAACTGGCGCAAGGCGCTGGCCGCCCTGCGCGACAGCGACGGCGCGTGCGTCGCCGTCACCGACGAACAAATCATGGAGGCCGTGCGTACAGCGGGCAGGCTGTCGGGCGTCTTCGCCGAACCGGCGGCGGCGGCGGCGGTCGCGGGCATCGCCCAGGCCCGGCGCGACGGCATTCTCACCGAGCGGTCAAACGTCGTCGCCATGATCACCGGCAACGGATTGAAGGACACGGCGGGCGCGCTGCGGGCCGTCGGCAAGCCGCATGAAGTGCCGCCGGACGTCGGCGAAGTGGAGCGAATCATACGCCAGGAGTGATTGGAGAATGAAGAATTGAGAAGGCCGGCGTGGTTTCAGGACTCCTCTCCCCCTGAAGGAGAAGTCGGGTGAAGGGGACGAGCGGTCTTAGCGAAGCAGCTTACCCCCATCCCGGCCCTCTCCCTGGAAGGGAGAGGGTGACGCCTGCCCTCGTCAATCTTAATTCTTAATTCGACATTCTACAATCAGTGACCATGTCCACCATTCTCACCAACGCCATTCTCTGTGATCTCGACCCGCCGCGCGTTCAACACGGCGCGCTGCGCATCGAGGACGGCCTCATCACCCATCGCGGTAAATCCGTTCCGACTGGCCGCGAAGATGAAGTAATTGATCTTGGCGGCGCGGTGGTGATGCCCGGACTGGTCAACGGCCACACGCACCTGTACTCGGCGCTGGCGGTCGGCATGCCCCCGCCGCCGAAGTCGCCGCGAAATTTCCTGCAAATCCTCAAGTACGTCTGGTGGCGGCTGGATCAGGCACTGGACGACGAGTCGATTGAGATGTCAGCGCGCATCGGCGCGCTGGAGGCCCTGCGCTGCGGCACGACGACGCTCATCGACCATCACGCCTCGCCCCGCGCCATCGACGGCTCGCTGGATCGGATCGAAGCCGGCCTTCACGCTGTCGGCCTTCGCGGCGTGCTTTGTTATGAAGTCACCGATCGTCACGGGCGCGCGGGACGCGAAGCGGGGCTGGCGGAGAACGCCCGATATATCGATAAATGTCGAGAACATGGGCACGGTCGATACGCCGGACTGGTCGGCGCGCACGCCTGTTTCACCCTCGGCGACGACGCCCTGCAACGCCTCGCCGAGCTCTCACAAAAAACGCGTTGCGGCGTGCACATTCACGTCGCAGAAGACCCCTGCGACGAAGCGGTCTGCCGCCGCAAGCACCGTCAATCACTCATCGCCCGACTCGACGACTACGGTCTGCTCCACGAGCGATCCCTCTTCGCGCACGGCACACATCTGGACGCCGCGGCGACCAAACGCATCCGCGCCGCAAAGGTCACGATGGCCCACAACGCCCGCTCGAACATGAACAACGCCGTCGGCTATGCTCCCGTCGCCGATTTCGGCCCGCGCGTCATGCTCGGAACCGACGGCATCGGCGCGAACATGCTCGGCGAGGCCCGGGCCGCGTGGTTCATCGCGCGACATCAGAAATCGCGTCTCTCCCCCGCCGACCTTCTGAATATGCTCGCTCACAGTGCCCGCCGTGCGTCGGCCTCGCTCGGCGTCACCCTCGGCAAGCTGCAACCCGGCGCGGCCGCGGACGTCATCCTCACCAACTATCGCCCGTTCACGCCGATCGACGCCGACAACCTCGCCGGGCATCTGCTCTTCGCCATCGGTCCGCAACACGTCGAATCGGTCCTCATCGACGGCCGCTGGAAACTCCGTGGCGGCACGGTGCGGGAGTGCGACGAAGTCGGCATGCGCGAAGCGGCTGTAGGAATCGCGAAACGGCTGTGGGAACGGATGGCGGGTCGCCTCGCCGAGGGCTGATCAGCGCGCCGTGGGCTTCGGCTCGCACGCCGCTGATGCACGAAAGAACGCCTTTCTTGGCTTCGAACGACCGCGCGGTCTGAAGCCCGCGGCTCGCTGGTCGTGAAACTACTCGTTCGTCGGAAGATCCCCCGGTTCGTCCGCATCGCGCAACACGGCGTCGGTCGGCAATTCCACAAGCTGCATGCGGTCGGCGAATTCTCGCGTCAGCGCATTCAATCCGCCGTCGCACGCTGGCGACATCACGAAAGGAATCAACTCGGCCGGGAGAATGATCGGATGCCCGCGACGGCCGCCGTGCGACGCGATGATGATCGACCCCCGGTCGTTGGCGGACGCCTTCGCGCTGCCCGCTCCCGACACGCGCGAAACATCCGCGCGATACGCGCCGACACACGCTGCGAAAACCGCGGTCGTCAGCCCGGGATAATCGCCGGGACAGACGAGAATGCCATCGCGCGGCGCGATGTCTTCCCGTTCGCGGCAGGCACGCAACCCCACGCGAATCGAATCGATCATCTCCGATGATTCATCCTCGTTGAACACAACGCGGATCTTGCCGTTCGACAATTCATCATTCGACGCGCCCAGCGCGTCGATGATCGCGCAGCGCGTCACGATCATGACATCCGCGATGCCCTCAACCGCCGCCATCGTCTCCGCCAGTCGCCACAGCATCGGCCGGCCGCCCACGTCGATCAATTGCTTGGGCCGCCCCATGCGGCGCGACCAACCCGCGGCGGGAATGATGGCAACGATTCGCGGCGTCTCACTCATGCACGTTCACCTGATTCACGCGAGACGAATCCAGCACACCCGCCATCAGGTGCCGCATCGTGTGATACGCCCACAGATCCAGCGTGTGTTCGCCCTCCAACGGTGAGTGCGCGTGCAACGCCTTGAGCGCATGCGTCGCGCCGTCAAACTCCGCAACGACCACGCCGTCATCCAGCACCAGGTGGCCATCCACCGCCATCAGTCGAAACACGCGGCCCTTGATCCGCCCGCGAATCCACGGCCCCTGCGCCGATCGCCCGATGACAAACCCGTCGCGCGGGGCAGCCTGCTCCCACGAGCGCTCGGTGCCGAAGAACGTCGGCTTCTTGATGTACGGCCCGCCGTACTCGGGGCAGAACGTGTCGCAATTACCGCATTCGTTGCAAAAGTCGCTGTAGCAGGCGATCTGCATCGACTCGGTGATTTCGAAGCGCCGCGATTCGCCGGCGCGGGACGTGAGCGTGTTGCTTCGCGCGTCACCATTAATCGGTGACACGATGATGTCGTGATAATCGAAGGCCACTTGGGGCGTGGGGTAGGTGAAATTCGCCGCGTTCGGGCAGACGGGCAAGCACTTGTCGCAGGTGATGCAGTCGAACGTCTCCAGGTGCGAGTCGATGCGCTTGGGGACTTTGCGATTGTTCTCGGCGCGATAGCGCGGGTCGTTGCGGGCCTGCTCCGCAGCGAGAGTGGTGTTGTTCAATTCAGCTCGCTTCACTTCTTCCAACGAGCCGCGAGCTTCAGCTCGCGCGGCGTTTGTGCGTCGAGCGAACGACTCTTCCGCGATCGAATGGCCACGCGGGCTGAAGCCCGCGGCTCGTTGCGGCGACGAGCGGTTCGCATCGGCGCGATCCGACGCGCTTCGCTTGATGATGTAGTCATTCATCGTCGCCGCGCCGAGTTTTCGCATCTCCGCCGAGAGGCGATCGAGATACGCCGGCATCCGACCATAGCCACCAGGGCGAAGCAGATCCGTGCTGGTCGTAATGGGCACGAACCCGCACGCGACGGCCGACGGAAAGTTCTGCGCGTCGATCCCCGCGCTGAAGGAGATGGGAAACTCCGCACCCATCGCCCGGCGAAATTCGTCCGTGAGTGTCATCGTAATGACATGAAGCGGCTGGCCCGACAGATACATCACCTTGTTGTCCGGCGTGAAGAAATCGCGGTGGTTGAGCACCTCCAGCGTGTTGCTGAATTTCGCGCCGAACGTCCGCCCGCGCGCCGCCGCGAAGCCCGACAGCCGCCGGCAAAGCTGCACGCCTTCGTCAAACCCCAGCCCGGTGCGATAGGCCTCGGGGTTCACGGTCAATTCCGTGTAGCCCAGCACGTCGTGCAGCAAATGCTCCAGCCGCTCCTTGCCGAGCATCGGCGGGTTCATCTTCACGATCACGTTGAAATCGTACTCGCCCATCAGAAACTCGCAGATGCGCTCGATCTCGTCCGCCGGGCAGCCGTGAAACGTCGAGAGCGTGATGCCATCGCTGATGCGCGCGGGGTATTTCAAGTCGCGCGCGGCGGTGAATTCCGCCGGAATCTCGGCGCGAAGCTTTTCCACCATCGGCCGCGCGTCGATCATCGCATCGAGAAACCCGCGCACCGCGTCGCCGCGTATGCCCGCGAGGTCGTAGCCGACGCTCAAGTCATACACCACGTCGCCCGCCGGACCGCGATTGCCTGCCGGCCCGTCCGGGTGCGCAGATCGAAACATATCAATCAACATCGCCCCGGCCACGTACTCCCGAATCGATTCGGCGATGCGCAGCTCCTGCGACCACTCGATGTTGTAGCCCACGTTGGTCACGTCGATGCAGGGGCGGCCGATCGTGAGCCGGTCATTCACCTGCACCGTCTTGAGTTCGAGGATGCGCCCGCCGGCGGCGTAGCTCAACAGGATGTTCTGCGCCATCTGCGTGTGCGGCCCGGCGGCAGGGCCGAGCGGATTGCCGGCGCGATGCCCGTGAAACGCGACCGACAAATCCGGCCCGTCGTCCGCCGGCGCGTACCAGCGATTGCGCGGCAGTTCGAACAGCGCGCCCTGCCGCGACGGTTCGAGGTACAACCGTCTTACAAGGTCCGCAAACGGCGCTGGAACCAGCTCGGCCATGTTGTCATTGTACCGTCGGTTCCTTACCGCGCGCCGATTTTTGTCCCAAACATCGGCATGTCGGACCGGACTTGCTGTTCCACGCTCGGCAGCTAATCACGTATAATCAAGGCACCATGTCCGCACCGGCTCATGCATCCTCAACCGTATCCTTCACGCTGAACGGCCAACCCGTCTCCACGCCGCATGGCGACCGCAGCCTGCTCGATGTGCTGCGCGAGGATTTCGACATCATCTCGCCGAAGAACGGCTGCCAGCCGATGGGGCAGTGCGGCTGCTGCACGATTCTGATCGACGGCAAGCCGCGGTTGAGCTGCACGATCAAGGCGTCCGTGGCCGCCGGCAAGAAGGTGACGACGCTCGAAGGCCTGCCCGAGCCAACGCGCCAGCAGATCGCCGACTGCTTCGTTCACGCCGGCGCGGTGCAGTGCGGCTTCTGCATCCCCGGCATCGCCATGCGAGCGCATGCCCTGTGCGAGAAGAACCCCGCGCCGACGCACGATCAAATCACCGGCGATCTGCGAGCGCACCTGTGCCGCTGCACGGGCTACACCAAGATCGTCGACGCCATCGATCTGCTCGCGCGCGTCCGCGGCGGCGAGCCGATGCCGTCCAACGGCTGCGCCGGCAAGGTCGGCGAGCGCCTGCACCGTTACACCGGTCACGACGCCGCCCTCGGCATGCGCCGCTACATCGACGACATCAAGGTGCCCGGCATGGTCTTCGCCGCGCCGCGGTTGAGCGATCATCCCCGCGCGCTGGTGAAGAAAATCAATACCGCGCCGGCGATGGCGGTGCCCGGCGTGCTGCGCGTCGTCACGGCGGCCGACGTACCGGGCGACCGCTTCGTCGGCCTGATCACGCCGGACTGGCCCGTCTTCATCGCCGAAGGCGAGGAAACGCGCTACGTTGGCGACGTGCTGGCGTTTGTCGTGGCGGCGGACGTTCACGCGGCACGGTACGCGGCGGATCAGATCGAGATCGAATACGACGTCCGCACGCCGGTGACGACGCCGGACGACGCGCTGAAACCGGATGCGCCGAAGATTCACCCCGGCGGCAATTTGCTTTCCAGATCGGCGCTTGTTCGCGGTGAACCCGATGCGGTGCTGGCCGCTTCCGCCCACGTCGTCGAGAACGTCTGGCAGACCCAGTGCATCGAGCACCTGTATCTCGAACCCGAGGCGGCCATCGCCATTCCCGAAGGGGATGGATTGAAATTGCTCACCCAGGGCCAGGGCATTTTCGACGATCGTCGTCAGACGGCGAAGGTGCTCGGCTGGCCGATCGAGCGCGTCCGCGCCGAGCTGGTCTCCAACGGCGGGGCCTTCGGCGGCAAGGAAGACATGAGCGTGCAGGCGCAGACCGCGCTGTGCGCGGTGCTGGTGAACAAACCCGTCAAGTGCGTGCTCACGCGCGAGCAGAGTCTGCGATTGCACCCCAAGCGCCACCCGGTGCGCATCTCGCTGAAGGTCGGCTGCGATGCCGAGGGCAAACTGACCGCCGCGCGCGTGCGCATCATTGGTGACAAGGGCGCGTATGCATCCGTCGGCGCGAAGGTGCTGGAGCGCGCCGCGGGCCACGCCATCGGTCCATACAAATGCGACAACATCGACATCGAGTCGCTGGCGGTCTATACGAACAATCCCCCGAACGGAGCCATGCGCGGCTTCGGCGCGAATCAGGCGGCCTACGCCATCGAAGGCGCGCTCGACATGCTCGCCGCGAAAGTCGGCATCGACGGGTGGGAAATCCGCTGGCGAAACATCCTGCGACCCGGTGATCGCTTCTGCACCGGTCAGCGGCTGACCAAGCCGTTCGGGCTGGAGCAGACGCTGCTCGCCGTGCGCGACGCTTATCGCGCCGAGAAATTCGCCGGCATCGCCTGCGGCATCAAGAACGTCGGCATCGGCAACGGCCTGCCCGAGATCGGCTGTGCGAGTCTGACCGTCGAAGCCGACGGGTCGATCACGATCCGAACCGGCCACACTGAAATGGGACAGGGTCTGTTCACCATCGCCATTCAGACCGCCGTGCAGGAGACGGGCCTGCCGCACGAGATTTTCACCGCCCGATGCGACACGTCCGACCCCAACGACAGCGGCCAGACGACCGGCAGCCGCGGCACGGTGCTGACCTGTCACGCGGTCATCGACGCGTGCAAGAAATTAAACGCCGATTTGAAGGAACTTCATCTGCCGCCTGCCGATTCTTCACGTGCGAATGCGAACCAGCCGCAAGCGCGCTCCAACGAGCCGCATTCCAACGAGCCGCGGGCTTCAGCCCGCGCGGCGATGCCAGCGCTCATGAAGCTCGCCGGCCGAAAATACCTCGGCCGCTGGGAGTGCTACAAAACCGACAAGTTCGGCGCGGACGTGCCCGAGCCGAAGACGCACCTCACCTACGGATTCGCGACGCAAGTCTGTATTCTCGACGAGACCGGGCGAATTAAGAAGTTCATCGCCGCCCACGATGTCGGCCGCGTGATGAACCCGACGCTGCTGGAAGGCCAGCTCGAAGGCTCGATCCACATGGGCCTGGGCTACGCGCTCACGGAGGAGATGGTCTACGACGGCGGCCGACTTGTGACGGATGACGTGAAATCCTGCGGTGTGCTGCGCGCGCATCACATGCCGCCGATCGAAATAATTCTCGTCGAAGTGCCCGACCCGGATTGCCCCTACGGCGCACGCGGCGTCGCCGAGATCGGCCTTGTCCCCACGGCCCCCTCCGTGGCCGGCGCGCTGGCGAAGTTCGAGGGCTTCCATCGCACGACGCTGCCGATGAAGGATTCTCCGGCGGCGAAGGCCATCCTCGGCCCGCGCGCCGGTTGATTTTAATTAACGAATGTTCGTTGACCAAAGCCCGGGGCCCGCTTGGCGGGGCCCTTGGAAATGTACTCACTTTCCTAACCACTCAAATCGCTGTCGAGGGCGCATTCTGAAATTGCCTCGGCGTACAATGATTGCATGAGCGAACTTGCACCCGTGCTGGATGCCCTGCTTGCCGACCTCGACGCCGGCCGGCCGGTCGCGCTTTGCACCGTCCTGCGCACGCGCGGGAGCACGCCGCAGGCGCCGGGCGCGACGATGCTCGTCCGCGCCGATGGCAAAACGCTCGGCACGCTCGGCGGCGGATGCGTCGAGGCCGAGGTTCGCAAACGCGCCTTTGAAATGCTCCGCGCCAATCAAAGCGGCATGCTCGATTTCACGCTCGATCACGATTACGGCTGGGACGACGGCCTCATCTGCGGCGGGCGGATGTTCATCGGTGTCATGCCGATGTCGCGCGAGAACGACGCCGCCCCATACCGCGCCGCACTCGCCGCCACGCGCGCACGACAACCGGCTGCGTTTCCCATCGTCATTGACGCCGCGCCGTCCGGAGGCGGCACCAGCGGAATCGCCGGCGCCAATTCGCAGGACCGGCCCGGTGTGAACGCCGCATCCGTCGCGCCACGGCGCGAGCGGTACACCGTGCATCTGGAGGTGCCGCCGACGCTGCTGATCGCCGGAGCCGGGCACGTCGGACGAGCGCTGGCCACGCTGGCCGTCGATCTGGATTTTCACGTCGTCGTCATCGACGACCGTGCCGACTACGCCTCGCGCGAGCGCTTCGACGGCCGCGTTGAACTGGTCGTGGGCGACATCGCCGCCGCGTTGCGCGGCCGTGCGATTGATGCCGGTTGCTACGTTGTGATCGTCACGCGCGGCCATCAGAATGACGAGAAAGCGCTGGACGCCGTCATTCGCTCACCCGCGGGTTACATCGGCCTGATCGGCAGCCGGCGCAAGAGCCGGTTGATTCTCGACGATTTGCGCGCGGCCGGCGTGCCCGATGATTTGCTCGCGCGCGTGCACACGCCGATCGGCCTGCCGATCAACGCGGTGACGGTTCCGGAAATCGCGATCAGCATCGCGGCGCAACTCGTGCAGGTCCGGCGAAGCCAGTTGCCGGTGCTGGTCGAGGGCCCGATACACACACCATGATCCGCGCGTCGCCCCCAACGAGCCGCGGGCTTCAGCCCGCGCGGCAATCAACACGTGAACGAACCGTTCGCAAGACAGATCAGCGCCGCGCGGGCTGAAGCCCGCGGCTCATTGATTCCTACGCGCATTCGGCCAATCGGAAAAAGATCAACCTCGCCAGCACGCGGCGACGATAGGCGGCGGTGGAGCGCATATCGTCAATCGGCGAAATATCGGCGGTGAGCAGCGATTCGATATCTGGAGGACCAGTAAACGTGCGGCCCGCGTCCAGCGAAGCCTCCAGCGCGCGACAGCGCACCACCGTCGGCGCGACGCTGTTGGCGACCACACGCCAACCATTGGCGCCGTGCGAAAGGGCCACGCCGACCTTCGTAATCGCCTGTGCCCGCCGCGCGCCGACTTTGTGAAACCACTGCACGTCCCACGCCGGCGGCGGCAAGCGAATCGCGACGATCAATTCATCCGCCGCGCGCACACTTGTGCGGTATCCGGTGTAGAACTCGTCCAGCCGCACCTCGCGCCGGCCGCGCACCGATGCCAGCACCACCCTCGCGTCGTACGCCATCAACACCGGCACACCGTCGGCCGCCGGCGAGCCGTTGCCGATGTTGCCCGCCCACGTGCCGCGCGTCTGAATCTGAACCGCGCCGACCTGCCGCGCCGCCTCGCCGAGCAAGGGATACGCCGCCGCCGCCTCGCGCGACTGCATCACATCCCAGTACGTCGTCAGCCCGCCGAGTTCGAGCCATGGGGAGGCACCGGCGTCTCGCCGCAGATCGAAGGACGGGACGCCCATGCCACCGGACCCCTGGTCAAAGCAGCCGCCTACGACGTTCCAATTCATCACCGCCAGCTCCCGCACGCGCGACAGGTCCAGCAGTGTGAGGCCGTTCTTCTCGCGATGATGCCACGACACCATCACATCCGTGCCGCCCGCGATCGGCGTCACCACCTCCCGGCGTCCTGCCGACTCCGCCAGCATCGCCAGCGCCTCGTCCAATCCTCGCGGCGAGAGAACTTTCACGGTCTCGCCTCCCCGCGCAGGCGCAGCGCTGCCTCGGCCCCCGCCACGATGCCGTCGTACCCCGTGCAGCGGCACAGGTTGCCGCTCAAGAACTCCCGCAGATCGACATTCGACGCAATCTCCGGCCGCTCCAGCAACCAGCGAATGCTCATCACGATTCCCGGCGTGCACGCGCCGCACTGTGACGTCCCTGTGGCATTCAGCGCGCTCGCCACGTCCGCCGACACGCTCTCCACCGTTGTCACGGCTCGTCCCGCCGCCTGAAACGCCGGCACGAGGCACGAATTCACCAGCAGCCCGTCCAGGATGACGCTGCACGCGCCGCACTCCCCTTCGCCGCAGCCTTCCTTCGTCCCGGGGCAGGCGCAGTCGTACCGCAACACGTCGAGCAACCGGGCATCCAGCGCCACG from the Planctomycetia bacterium genome contains:
- a CDS encoding molybdopterin-dependent oxidoreductase; translated protein: MSAPAHASSTVSFTLNGQPVSTPHGDRSLLDVLREDFDIISPKNGCQPMGQCGCCTILIDGKPRLSCTIKASVAAGKKVTTLEGLPEPTRQQIADCFVHAGAVQCGFCIPGIAMRAHALCEKNPAPTHDQITGDLRAHLCRCTGYTKIVDAIDLLARVRGGEPMPSNGCAGKVGERLHRYTGHDAALGMRRYIDDIKVPGMVFAAPRLSDHPRALVKKINTAPAMAVPGVLRVVTAADVPGDRFVGLITPDWPVFIAEGEETRYVGDVLAFVVAADVHAARYAADQIEIEYDVRTPVTTPDDALKPDAPKIHPGGNLLSRSALVRGEPDAVLAASAHVVENVWQTQCIEHLYLEPEAAIAIPEGDGLKLLTQGQGIFDDRRQTAKVLGWPIERVRAELVSNGGAFGGKEDMSVQAQTALCAVLVNKPVKCVLTREQSLRLHPKRHPVRISLKVGCDAEGKLTAARVRIIGDKGAYASVGAKVLERAAGHAIGPYKCDNIDIESLAVYTNNPPNGAMRGFGANQAAYAIEGALDMLAAKVGIDGWEIRWRNILRPGDRFCTGQRLTKPFGLEQTLLAVRDAYRAEKFAGIACGIKNVGIGNGLPEIGCASLTVEADGSITIRTGHTEMGQGLFTIAIQTAVQETGLPHEIFTARCDTSDPNDSGQTTGSRGTVLTCHAVIDACKKLNADLKELHLPPADSSRANANQPQARSNEPHSNEPRASARAAMPALMKLAGRKYLGRWECYKTDKFGADVPEPKTHLTYGFATQVCILDETGRIKKFIAAHDVGRVMNPTLLEGQLEGSIHMGLGYALTEEMVYDGGRLVTDDVKSCGVLRAHHMPPIEIILVEVPDPDCPYGARGVAEIGLVPTAPSVAGALAKFEGFHRTTLPMKDSPAAKAILGPRAG
- a CDS encoding XdhC family protein, with amino-acid sequence MSELAPVLDALLADLDAGRPVALCTVLRTRGSTPQAPGATMLVRADGKTLGTLGGGCVEAEVRKRAFEMLRANQSGMLDFTLDHDYGWDDGLICGGRMFIGVMPMSRENDAAPYRAALAATRARQPAAFPIVIDAAPSGGGTSGIAGANSQDRPGVNAASVAPRRERYTVHLEVPPTLLIAGAGHVGRALATLAVDLDFHVVVIDDRADYASRERFDGRVELVVGDIAAALRGRAIDAGCYVVIVTRGHQNDEKALDAVIRSPAGYIGLIGSRRKSRLILDDLRAAGVPDDLLARVHTPIGLPINAVTVPEIAISIAAQLVQVRRSQLPVLVEGPIHTP
- a CDS encoding FAD binding domain-containing protein; this translates as MKVLSPRGLDEALAMLAESAGRREVVTPIAGGTDVMVSWHHREKNGLTLLDLSRVRELAVMNWNVVGGCFDQGSGGMGVPSFDLRRDAGASPWLELGGLTTYWDVMQSREAAAAYPLLGEAARQVGAVQIQTRGTWAGNIGNGSPAADGVPVLMAYDARVVLASVRGRREVRLDEFYTGYRTSVRAADELIVAIRLPPPAWDVQWFHKVGARRAQAITKVGVALSHGANGWRVVANSVAPTVVRCRALEASLDAGRTFTGPPDIESLLTADISPIDDMRSTAAYRRRVLARLIFFRLAECA
- a CDS encoding (2Fe-2S)-binding protein, whose translation is MATHDTPDGPPLKGVLPTNGGDVETFELAFTLNGAPVSRRVALDARLLDVLRYDCACPGTKEGCGEGECGACSVILDGLLVNSCLVPAFQAAGRAVTTVESVSADVASALNATGTSQCGACTPGIVMSIRWLLERPEIASNVDLREFLSGNLCRCTGYDGIVAGAEAALRLRGEARP